The DNA sequence ATTATCCTTTCTTCCCACATTCTGCCGGAGGTGCAGGCCACCTGCCAGCGGGTTATTGTCATCAACAAGGGCCGCATCATGGCGGATGATACCCCCGATAACCTTTCCAAATCTATGAGCACCGATCACCGCCTCACTGTTCGCATTGCAGGCCCGGAGAAAAAGGTATACGCCCTGCTGACCGGCTTGCCCCACATGCTTCAAGTGGACAAGCTGGGCGAAAAGGAACCGGGTGCCTTTGAGTTCCTGCTGGAGTCGGAGAAGGAACAGGATGTGCGCCGGGAGCTGTTCACAAGGCTGGCTAAAGAAAACTGGCCTTTGCTGGGACTGCGCTCCAACGATATGAGCCTTGAGGATATCTTCCTCCAGCTTACAAAAGGGGAAGAGCCTTCTGCTTCGGAAGATGCCCCTGAAGCCGAGGAAGACATACAGGCAGACCTGCCCGAAGCTGATTCAGAAAACGATGGAGGTGAGGCTCAATGAGTGCCATACTGCGCCGGGAGCTAAGCTCCTATTTTCGTTCGCCCTTGGGCTATGTTTTTTTAGCCGTATTTTATGTCTTTTCCGGGTATTTTTTCTTTGCCGGAACCCTGTATCAAAATTCCACGGATATTTCGGTGGTTTTTTCCAGCATGTTCACCATTGTGCTGTTTATCATCCCGCTGTTGACCATGCGCCTGTTCAGCGAGGATAAGAAGTATAAAACCGATCAGGCCCTGCTGACTGCCCCGGTGAGCCTGCCGGGTATGGTTATGGGTAAATTTCTGGCCGCATTGATTGTATTCATCATGGGCCTTGCCATTACCATTGTGTTTGCCTTGGTGATCGCCTCCTTTGCCCGGCCGGATTGGGCCAAGATTGTGGGGAACTTCACCGGACTTTTGCTGATGGGCATGGCTCTGACCTCCATCGGCGCCTTTATTTCCGCTCTGACCGAGAACCAGATGATTGCCGCCATCGGCGGCTTTGCCAGCGGCCTTGTGCTGATTATTGTGGATTCCCTTGCCTCTGTGGTGCAGAATCCTGTGCTAAGCAAAATCATGGTGGCTCTTTCCTTTAACAACCGGTATACAGATTTTACCTCAGGCATTTTTGACCTTTCCAATGTGGTGTTTTTCCTGAGTGTTTGTGCGCTCTTTCTGTTTTTAACAGTCCGGGTTTTTGAGCGCCGCCGCTGGAGCTGATTTTCCAGCCAACCATTTTGTTTAGGAGAGCGCCGGAAAGGGTTGGCCGGCCAATTTCCCGGCGCAGGCCGGGACAAAGCGGGCGAAAGCCCGCTTGCCGCAGCAAAAAGCCTTTTGCTGCGGAATTGGCCTTGGGGGAAACCCCGCCGCCTTTTTCGGCCGCAATGAAAGCGAGGAAACAAAGCAGATGAATACAAGCCTGTTTAAAAGCCGCCGGTTCCGTCAGGGGATGCTTTCCTCTGCGGTGACACTCCTGTTTATTGCCGTTTTGGTAGCGGTAAACGGTGTCACCACCATTTTATCCGACCGGTATGCCCTTTATATGGATTTAACCCCCACCAAAATGTTCACTCTTTCCCAGCAGAGCAAGGAGTATATTTCCGACCTCGAGCAAGAGGTGCAGATATACGTTCTCAACACCGAGGAAAACTTTGCCGCTGTCAATGAATATTACACCCAAGCCAACGAGGTTCTGCGCAATTATCAGCGCCTGAACCCCGAAAAAATCAAGCTGCAATATGTGGATATCGTCCGGGAAGACCCCAACTTTGTCTCCAACTTCCCGGATTTGCAGATTGGCTCCAACAGCGTGATTGTGGCCTGTGAAGACCGCCGCCAGTCTCTTTCCCCTTATGATCTTTTCAATGTGGAATCTTCCTACTATGGCATGGGCGGCACCTACATCACAGCCTCTAAGGCCGAGCAGACGGTAACCTCTGCCATTTTGCGGGTAACCAGCGGCCAGACCGGAAAGGCTGTGCTGCTCACCGGCCACAACGAAACCGAGCTGGGTTCTCTGGAAAGCCTGCTGACCCTGAATAACTATACCGTTGCCCAGCAGAACCTGATCACAGAAGATTTGGCTGCCGATGCGGATATCGCCGTAATTGCAGGCCCCAAGCTGGATTATACCCCCGAGCAGCTCCAAAAGCTGGATGCCTTTTTGGAGGGCGGCACCGACCGGGATAAAACCCTTCTCTATTTTGCCAGCCCCGAGCAGCCTGAGCTGCCCAATCTGGAGGCCTTTCTGGCTGAGTGGGGGCTTCAGCTGGAGCCGGGTGTGGTTTATCAGACCGATGCGAACCGGGCCATTCAGTCCCCTTATTTCTCCTTTGTGGATTATATCAACGGCAAAGCCTCGGAGGAAGGGGCGGCCAGCAATATCTATGCCTCTGTTCCTTATGCACGCCCCATGAGCATTGCCTTTGAAAAGCAGAACAACATCGGCACACAGGTGCTGCTTGCCTTTGCCAATACAGCGGTTGCCCAGCCCTTGGATGCGGGTGCCGACTGGCAGCCACAGTCTGCCGCTACAGGCCGCTCGATTCCGGCTCTGGCCATGGGCCAGCGGGTGAGCTATCCCGGTGAAACGCCCCGGTATTCCACTGTGATGGTCTGCACTTCCACCGTGGCGGTGGATCAGGCATTGCTGGAGCAATCCTATTTCTCAAACTCCAGCTATTTCCTGAATGTGATCAATGAGCTGGCACGCCGTGAAACCACGTTGGTGCTGGAATCCAAATCCTTGGGTGGCCAGACCTTGGGCATCACCCTCTTGCAGGTGGTTCTGATTTCGCTGGTGCTGATTGTGGTCATCCCGCTGGGGCTTCTGATCACGGGCATCACCGTTTGGCTGCGCAGGAGGCATCGCTAAGCTATGAAGAAACAAATCCGAGCGCTTATTGCCGGTGTAATTCTGCTGGTGGCACTGGGGGGGCTGTGGCTGTTTTTGGCCCAGAATCCCCAGCCCGAGGAAGCCGCTGAGGAAACCCGGTATGTGGCGGGGAATGTTCAGGCCGACCAGATCAAAGCCATTACCATCCAGCAGGGGCAGGCCAGCTTTCGCCTTGCGGCTGACGCAGAGGGTGCCTTTACGCTGGAAAACTGGGGTGATATCCCACTCAACAACGATTTGCTGGGCCAATCCCGCACTGCGGCAGCGGCGATCCCGGTTAAGCTGGTAGTATCGGAGGAAGGCGGAGATCTGAGCAAATACGGCCTGCAAAATCCTCCTGTGCGTGTGGTTCTTTCTGTGGAAGGGCAAACGGATGTTACCCTCAACATCGGAAACGAAGCTCCGGCAAACGAAGGGGTCTATGTTTCAGTAGAGGGGCAATCCCCGGTGTATCTGGTGGCCGCTAACTCTCTTTCTTTTGCTAACCGTGCTCCCACCGATTATGTCAGTCTTGTGGCTTCTGCTGTAGAAGATCCCACCAATCCGCCTGCTTTTTCTGCTGCTGTACTGAGCGGGGAAGAGCGGGAAGCGACGGTGGAGGTTTCCACTCAGCTCGATGAAAGCGGAACCAGCACCTTCTTTATGACAGCACCGGTGCGCTATAAAATCAGTAGCACCGCCATTAATCTTTTGCAGTCCGCCACCTCCATTACCGCAGAAGGTGTTGCGGCGGTGCGGCCTTCCGAAACCCAGCTGGAAACCCTTGGCCTCAAGGAGCCTTACGCCACCCTGACTCTCAGCCTTGAGGATGGAACCTCTGTGGTGGTTAAGGCTTCTCGCCCCGCGGAATCCGGTGCACTTTACTTCATGCTGGAGGGTAGACCTGTAATCTATATGGGCAGCACAGAGCTATTGTCTTGGGTGCAGATGCCCTACAGCAGCCTGCTGAGCACCATCCCGGTGAGTATGCCGCTGACCGAGCTGGATTCCATTCAGGTCACGATACCCCAAAAGCAGTGGAGCTTTGCCGTTACAGGTGAAGGCGATGCGCTGAAAGCCACATTGGATGGCAAAGAGGTGGATGCCGACCAGTTCCGCCGCCTGTATCAGGGCATTCATTCTGCTTCCTTCGGGGA is a window from the Oscillospiraceae bacterium MB08-C2-2 genome containing:
- a CDS encoding ABC transporter permease codes for the protein MSAILRRELSSYFRSPLGYVFLAVFYVFSGYFFFAGTLYQNSTDISVVFSSMFTIVLFIIPLLTMRLFSEDKKYKTDQALLTAPVSLPGMVMGKFLAALIVFIMGLAITIVFALVIASFARPDWAKIVGNFTGLLLMGMALTSIGAFISALTENQMIAAIGGFASGLVLIIVDSLASVVQNPVLSKIMVALSFNNRYTDFTSGIFDLSNVVFFLSVCALFLFLTVRVFERRRWS
- a CDS encoding GldG family protein; protein product: MPQQKAFCCGIGLGGNPAAFFGRNESEETKQMNTSLFKSRRFRQGMLSSAVTLLFIAVLVAVNGVTTILSDRYALYMDLTPTKMFTLSQQSKEYISDLEQEVQIYVLNTEENFAAVNEYYTQANEVLRNYQRLNPEKIKLQYVDIVREDPNFVSNFPDLQIGSNSVIVACEDRRQSLSPYDLFNVESSYYGMGGTYITASKAEQTVTSAILRVTSGQTGKAVLLTGHNETELGSLESLLTLNNYTVAQQNLITEDLAADADIAVIAGPKLDYTPEQLQKLDAFLEGGTDRDKTLLYFASPEQPELPNLEAFLAEWGLQLEPGVVYQTDANRAIQSPYFSFVDYINGKASEEGAASNIYASVPYARPMSIAFEKQNNIGTQVLLAFANTAVAQPLDAGADWQPQSAATGRSIPALAMGQRVSYPGETPRYSTVMVCTSTVAVDQALLEQSYFSNSSYFLNVINELARRETTLVLESKSLGGQTLGITLLQVVLISLVLIVVIPLGLLITGITVWLRRRHR
- a CDS encoding DUF4340 domain-containing protein, which encodes MKKQIRALIAGVILLVALGGLWLFLAQNPQPEEAAEETRYVAGNVQADQIKAITIQQGQASFRLAADAEGAFTLENWGDIPLNNDLLGQSRTAAAAIPVKLVVSEEGGDLSKYGLQNPPVRVVLSVEGQTDVTLNIGNEAPANEGVYVSVEGQSPVYLVAANSLSFANRAPTDYVSLVASAVEDPTNPPAFSAAVLSGEEREATVEVSTQLDESGTSTFFMTAPVRYKISSTAINLLQSATSITAEGVAAVRPSETQLETLGLKEPYATLTLSLEDGTSVVVKASRPAESGALYFMLEGRPVIYMGSTELLSWVQMPYSSLLSTIPVSMPLTELDSIQVTIPQKQWSFAVTGEGDALKATLDGKEVDADQFRRLYQGIHSASFGEHTDLRPEGEPVMTFAYKAKDGRTREVRFYEGPVRKLFITAGDLEPQFFTGTTYMDQILANLERIAAGEAVQAVN